The following DNA comes from Micromonospora chokoriensis.
GCGCGGCGTCACCGTCCTGGCGAGGCTGGAGGCCGGACGAGGTCACCGGTGATAACCGTTGTGCCGCGGGCAGAGGTGCCCGGCGGGGTCCAACGGTTGGCCGCAGAGCGGGCACGGCGGCCGGCCCGCGTTGACCACTCGCCGGGCCCGCTCGATGAACTGGCGGGTCGCCTGCGGGGTGAGCCGGACCCGGAGCCGATCCAGGTCCTCGTCCGGCTCGTCGTCCTCGTCGTCGTCCTCGTCGTCCTCGTCGCCCAGCTCGACCTCGGGCTCCACCTCGCCGGCGGCGATCGCCTCGATCACCACTGTCGCGGTGTCCACGTCGAAGGCCAGGCCGAGGGTGCCGACCCGGAACTCCTCGTCGACCGGAGTGTCCAGCGGGTCGTTGTCACCGATCACCGGCGCCAGCTCGGGCAGGTCCACCCCGAAGCGACGTTGCGCCTCGGTGAGCAGCTCCTCCAGCTTCTCGGCGAGCAGTGACACCTGGACCTTCTCCAGCGCGACGCTGACCAGCCGGCCGCCGCCGCGGGCCTGCAGGAAGAAGGCGCGCTCCCCCGGCGGGCCGACAGTCCCGGCGACGAACCGCTCCGGCGGTTCGAAGGCGTGCACCTGGTGGGTCATACCCACGACCCTATCCGGCCCGCCAGGGCACCGCGCACCCCACCGACCTGAATCGCCGCGGCGCCGGCACGCCCGGCGTACCAGCTGCTGCACCCGGGCGTGGCGGCCGGCGCGCCGGTCCGGGGTGGTGCGGCCCGGCGGCCACCGATCGGGGTCGTCACGAGGCCGCACCGGCCCCGCCGCCGACCGCGGCGTCCGAATCAGCCGCCCGGGACGCCCGCCGACGTCGCTTGCGGGGCGGCGGCACCAGGCCCGACAGGTCACCGCCGGTGTCGTTGAGCCGGACCAGGAACGGCCGCAGCGGCGTGAACCGGATCACCGTCACCGACGCCGGGTCGGCCACGACCCGCTGGAAGAGATCCAGGTGTACGCCGAGCGCGTCCGCCACGATGGCCTTGATCACATCACCGTGGCTGCACGCCAGCCACACCGCCTCGGGACCGTGCTCGGCGCTCACCCGGGCGTC
Coding sequences within:
- a CDS encoding DUF3090 domain-containing protein; its protein translation is MTHQVHAFEPPERFVAGTVGPPGERAFFLQARGGGRLVSVALEKVQVSLLAEKLEELLTEAQRRFGVDLPELAPVIGDNDPLDTPVDEEFRVGTLGLAFDVDTATVVIEAIAAGEVEPEVELGDEDDEDDDEDDEPDEDLDRLRVRLTPQATRQFIERARRVVNAGRPPCPLCGQPLDPAGHLCPRHNGYHR